The Micromonospora sp. NBC_00421 genome contains a region encoding:
- a CDS encoding type I polyketide synthase, which yields MNEAELREALRRSVAVIDSLERRLERADQPIAVVGMACRFPGAPDLDAYWRLLVDGVDAITDIPADRWDVDRYYDPDRAAPGKMYSRRGGFVAEVDRFDAAFFGMSPREAGRTDPQARMLLEVSWEALEHAGQSPQLLRGSRTGVYVGYAENDYAKLVDRLTGRSGVVDPYDATGTGACFASGRISHVLGLHGPNLAVDTGCSSALVAMHQAIGALRAGDCDVALAGGVHLRLAPETTLALARTGALSPDGRCKTFSAAADGFGRSEGCGMIVLKRLSDALADRDPVLAVVRGSAVNHDGPASGLTAPNGAAQAALIDAALRRAGVGPHEIGYVEAHGTGTLLGDPIEVDALGSVFGAVEGPVWLGSVKSNIGHTEGAAGAASVIKTVLAIAHGLVPRSLHAEPPNPHVDWAASPFAVPSGNQPWPADRRYAGVSSFGMSGTNAHLVLGPPPPREATTAPRRPVRVLPVSARTPAALAVLLDRYADALRADVDVTALCLTAATGRSHLPVRAAVTGETGTELVERLVERRTTASAAPARKPTVAFLFTGQGAQWVGMGAQLYATSAVFRAAVDECVPVIRELTGTDIRTVMFDGADADLADTTWTQPALFVLGLGLARLWQSWGVAPAILVGHSVGELTAACVAGTVSVPDALRLVVARGRLMAGGAGAGVMTAVAADEKTAAAAIGDLDRTAVAALNSPHETVLSGPADQVEQAEARLRADGVRVRRLAVSNAFHSPLMASAATAFAEVVAEVPLRRPRLPIVANVHGVVDPELLTRPAYWADHLVSPVRFADGIRHAADAGADLLVEIGPKPVLLGFARDCLADREGVRFVPSIRPGQEWSTLAAGLAECYEHGVDVDWRAFEGDHDTVRVAAPTYPFERERYWLPEPPPATRAQHGVFTDLVEDTGDGTLVAQARLTPATSALAEHRIHGDVVAPAAFHLAVLLDAARAEAGDRHVDLVDLVFPAPLAVPAEGTVRVRARLHGPAARRECTLETVTDGGPVIHAVGQVRLGVPPDLGERRDPAVLRSRLDRVVDPVDLYGRLAAGGVDLGPTFRWLSAVRVGADEAFAELSPQPHPPAPRPDSVHPGLLDACFQLTEAMRAATDTVARLPFALGRLTLDGPALHRARYVHARRAADDAWHLTILAPDGEPVGLLEAFQDRVVDRDALAAPRWESGWFARQEWQPAGAVDPARPERPLLLAEDTPWAAAVAGALGCPRRDLDGDLGEEGDRAAHVVVAFAPTGDDARATTRFLDTLLRQVRRLGDRDTPPRLTLLTRGGQPVDATVVAPSQTAVWAFARTVAAEYPDLGCRAVDVADEADLAEAAARIAAADSGDRLVIRAGQAHREVFAEVDPPGPAGPTRLVLTSYGSPDALTTVPLDRRPPGPGEVEIEVRAAGLNFRDVLVSLGMLAEHYADDRGITRAADVPLGFECAGVVVAVGAGVTDRAVGDDVVVYTEHAFATHVTVRAEHTAALPAGMSHAQGATLPLAFLTAQYALHHLAQLRAGERVLIHAAAGGVGQAAVALARAAGAEVFGTASAPKHDVLRRIGVDHVLDSRSTDFADRVRELTDGRGVDVVLNSLNGESIAAGLRSLADGGRFVELGRVGVWTAEQARRVRPDVRYHRFDFGDVAEQDPTVVARLFAALLPRFDTGELSPLPLRAFPMTGAAEAYRYMQRARHTGKLVLVPPTPVELAGSGVLVTGGTGALGRRAARMLADAGARRIVLMGRGTPPDQVLDDLRGRGVEVEFVRGDVAVEADVRRAVARTGTLGGIVHAAGALDDGVLRGQTAERFATVLHPKVYGGAVLDRVAREHRPAFFVVFSSVTAVEERGGQGAYGAANAYLDGLVARRRADGLPGLSIAWGPWAGDGMAASLTGLRKIDPDTGAAVLRRLLTAGTATPATVVVDPNRSPAAPRTAETRTAASPAAPVTVDRPRTPAAMTDYLAGVVRRLTGLPARVPLDDRTLFAEVGVDSLVLIEFRQRIQRDLSVSVPASTVFDHPSLGEMAGHLLALLAPPPSAAPAPGARRPPARDLDEADAEDLRRILDEELGELDEGMV from the coding sequence GTGAACGAGGCTGAGCTGCGTGAGGCGCTGCGACGGTCGGTCGCGGTCATCGACTCGCTCGAACGCCGCCTCGAACGGGCCGACCAGCCGATCGCCGTGGTGGGGATGGCGTGTCGTTTTCCCGGGGCACCGGACCTCGACGCGTACTGGCGGCTGCTCGTCGACGGGGTGGACGCCATCACCGACATCCCCGCCGACCGGTGGGACGTCGACCGCTACTACGACCCGGACCGGGCCGCGCCCGGCAAGATGTACAGCCGGCGGGGCGGATTCGTTGCCGAGGTCGACAGGTTCGACGCCGCCTTCTTCGGCATGTCGCCCCGGGAGGCCGGCCGCACCGACCCGCAGGCCAGGATGCTGCTCGAAGTCAGCTGGGAGGCGCTGGAGCACGCCGGGCAGTCACCGCAGCTGCTGCGGGGTTCCCGGACGGGGGTCTACGTCGGGTACGCCGAGAACGACTACGCGAAGCTGGTCGACCGGTTGACCGGGCGCAGCGGTGTGGTCGACCCGTACGACGCCACCGGCACGGGAGCGTGCTTCGCCTCCGGCCGGATCTCGCACGTGCTGGGCCTGCACGGCCCGAACCTGGCGGTCGACACCGGATGCTCCAGCGCGCTTGTCGCCATGCACCAGGCGATCGGGGCGCTGCGGGCCGGCGACTGTGACGTGGCGCTCGCCGGCGGGGTGCACCTGCGGCTCGCACCCGAGACCACGCTGGCCCTGGCCCGGACCGGCGCGCTGTCGCCGGACGGGCGGTGCAAGACCTTCTCCGCCGCGGCCGACGGGTTCGGGCGCAGCGAGGGCTGCGGGATGATCGTGCTCAAGCGACTGTCCGACGCCCTGGCCGACCGGGATCCGGTGCTCGCCGTCGTGCGGGGCAGCGCGGTCAACCACGACGGTCCCGCCAGCGGCCTGACCGCGCCGAACGGGGCCGCCCAGGCGGCGCTGATCGACGCGGCGCTGCGCCGGGCGGGTGTCGGCCCGCACGAGATCGGTTACGTCGAGGCCCACGGCACCGGCACGCTGCTCGGCGACCCGATCGAGGTCGACGCGCTCGGCTCGGTCTTCGGTGCCGTCGAGGGGCCGGTCTGGCTCGGCTCGGTGAAGTCGAACATCGGGCACACCGAGGGCGCGGCAGGCGCCGCCTCGGTGATCAAGACGGTGCTGGCCATCGCGCACGGGCTCGTCCCGCGAAGCCTGCACGCCGAACCGCCGAACCCGCACGTCGACTGGGCGGCGTCGCCGTTCGCCGTCCCGTCGGGCAACCAGCCCTGGCCGGCGGACCGCCGCTACGCGGGGGTCAGCTCGTTCGGGATGAGCGGCACCAACGCGCACCTCGTGCTCGGTCCACCCCCGCCCCGGGAGGCCACCACCGCACCCCGCCGTCCGGTCCGGGTGCTGCCCGTGTCGGCGCGTACGCCGGCCGCCCTCGCTGTCCTGCTCGACCGGTACGCCGACGCCCTGCGTGCCGACGTCGACGTCACGGCGCTGTGCCTCACCGCCGCCACCGGCCGGTCCCACCTGCCGGTACGGGCGGCGGTGACCGGCGAGACGGGCACCGAGCTCGTCGAGCGGTTGGTCGAGCGTCGGACCACGGCATCGGCCGCCCCGGCGCGGAAACCGACGGTCGCTTTCCTGTTCACCGGCCAGGGTGCCCAGTGGGTGGGCATGGGTGCGCAGCTCTACGCCACCTCGGCGGTGTTCCGGGCGGCGGTGGACGAGTGCGTGCCGGTGATCCGGGAGCTGACCGGCACCGACATCCGTACCGTCATGTTCGACGGTGCCGACGCGGACCTGGCCGACACCACCTGGACCCAGCCGGCCCTCTTCGTGCTCGGTCTCGGCCTGGCCCGGCTGTGGCAGTCGTGGGGGGTCGCCCCGGCGATCCTCGTCGGGCACAGCGTCGGCGAGCTCACCGCCGCCTGTGTGGCCGGCACGGTCTCCGTGCCCGACGCGCTGCGCCTGGTGGTCGCCCGGGGCCGGCTGATGGCGGGCGGGGCGGGCGCCGGGGTCATGACGGCGGTCGCCGCGGACGAGAAGACCGCCGCCGCCGCCATCGGTGATCTCGACCGGACGGCCGTGGCCGCGCTGAACAGCCCGCACGAGACGGTGCTCTCGGGGCCGGCGGACCAGGTCGAGCAGGCGGAGGCGCGGCTGCGGGCCGACGGGGTACGGGTGCGTCGGCTGGCGGTGTCGAACGCCTTCCACTCGCCACTGATGGCGTCGGCCGCCACCGCGTTCGCCGAGGTCGTCGCGGAGGTGCCGCTGCGCCGGCCACGGCTGCCGATCGTCGCCAACGTGCACGGCGTCGTCGACCCGGAGCTGCTGACCCGGCCGGCGTACTGGGCCGACCACCTGGTGAGCCCGGTGCGGTTCGCCGACGGGATCCGGCACGCCGCCGACGCGGGGGCCGACCTGCTGGTCGAGATCGGCCCGAAGCCGGTCCTGCTGGGCTTCGCCCGCGACTGCCTGGCCGATCGGGAGGGCGTGCGGTTCGTGCCGAGCATCCGCCCCGGGCAGGAGTGGTCGACCCTGGCCGCCGGCCTGGCCGAGTGCTACGAGCACGGGGTCGACGTCGACTGGCGGGCGTTCGAGGGCGACCACGACACCGTACGCGTCGCCGCGCCGACCTACCCGTTCGAGCGGGAACGGTACTGGCTGCCCGAGCCGCCGCCGGCCACCCGCGCGCAGCACGGTGTGTTCACCGATCTCGTCGAGGACACCGGGGACGGCACGCTGGTGGCCCAGGCCCGGCTCACCCCGGCGACCTCGGCCCTGGCGGAGCACCGGATCCACGGTGACGTGGTGGCACCGGCCGCCTTCCATCTGGCGGTGCTCCTCGACGCGGCCCGCGCCGAGGCCGGGGACCGGCACGTCGACCTCGTCGACCTGGTCTTCCCCGCCCCGCTCGCCGTGCCGGCGGAGGGCACCGTACGGGTCCGGGCCCGGCTGCACGGCCCGGCGGCCCGGCGGGAGTGCACGCTGGAGACGGTCACCGACGGCGGACCGGTCATCCACGCCGTCGGGCAGGTACGGCTGGGCGTCCCGCCCGACCTGGGCGAACGGCGCGATCCGGCGGTGCTCCGGTCCCGGCTCGACCGGGTCGTCGACCCGGTCGACCTGTACGGGCGACTCGCGGCGGGCGGCGTCGACCTCGGGCCGACGTTCCGGTGGCTGTCGGCGGTGCGGGTCGGTGCCGACGAGGCGTTCGCCGAGCTGTCGCCGCAACCGCACCCGCCGGCACCGCGCCCGGACAGCGTGCATCCCGGCCTCCTGGACGCCTGTTTCCAGCTCACCGAGGCGATGCGGGCCGCGACGGACACCGTGGCCCGGCTGCCCTTCGCGCTGGGCCGGCTCACCCTCGACGGCCCGGCCCTGCACCGGGCCCGGTACGTGCACGCCCGGCGGGCCGCCGACGACGCCTGGCACCTGACGATCCTCGCCCCGGACGGGGAGCCGGTCGGTCTCCTCGAAGCCTTCCAGGACCGGGTCGTCGACCGGGACGCCCTGGCCGCCCCCCGGTGGGAAAGCGGCTGGTTCGCCCGGCAGGAGTGGCAGCCGGCCGGGGCGGTCGACCCGGCCCGGCCGGAGCGACCGCTGCTGCTCGCCGAGGACACCCCGTGGGCGGCGGCGGTGGCCGGTGCACTCGGCTGCCCCCGACGTGACCTCGACGGCGATCTCGGCGAGGAGGGCGACCGCGCCGCCCACGTCGTGGTCGCGTTCGCGCCGACGGGTGACGACGCCAGGGCGACCACCCGGTTCCTGGACACCCTGCTCCGGCAGGTGCGCCGGCTGGGCGACCGGGACACCCCGCCCCGGTTGACCCTGCTGACCCGGGGCGGGCAGCCCGTCGACGCCACTGTGGTGGCACCGTCGCAGACCGCGGTCTGGGCCTTCGCGCGTACCGTCGCCGCCGAGTATCCCGACCTGGGCTGCCGGGCGGTCGACGTGGCGGACGAGGCGGACCTGGCCGAGGCCGCGGCCCGGATCGCCGCTGCGGACTCCGGTGACCGGCTGGTGATCCGCGCCGGCCAGGCCCACCGGGAGGTGTTCGCCGAGGTGGATCCGCCCGGCCCGGCCGGGCCGACGCGGCTCGTCCTCACCTCCTACGGCAGCCCGGACGCTTTGACGACGGTCCCGCTCGACCGCCGGCCGCCCGGACCGGGCGAGGTCGAGATCGAGGTGCGCGCGGCGGGGCTGAACTTCCGCGACGTGCTCGTCTCCCTCGGCATGCTCGCCGAGCACTACGCCGACGACCGGGGCATCACCCGGGCCGCCGACGTCCCGCTCGGTTTCGAGTGCGCGGGGGTCGTGGTGGCGGTGGGGGCCGGGGTCACCGACCGGGCGGTCGGTGACGACGTGGTCGTGTACACCGAGCATGCCTTCGCCACCCACGTCACCGTCCGGGCGGAGCACACGGCGGCGCTGCCCGCCGGCATGAGTCACGCGCAGGGGGCGACGCTGCCGCTGGCGTTCCTCACCGCGCAGTACGCCCTGCACCACCTGGCGCAGCTGCGCGCCGGGGAGCGGGTGCTGATCCACGCCGCGGCCGGCGGTGTCGGGCAGGCAGCCGTCGCGCTGGCCAGGGCCGCCGGCGCGGAGGTGTTCGGTACGGCGAGCGCGCCGAAGCACGACGTCCTGCGGCGGATCGGGGTCGACCACGTGCTGGATTCCCGCAGCACCGACTTCGCCGACCGCGTCCGGGAACTCACCGACGGGCGGGGCGTGGACGTGGTGCTCAACAGCCTCAACGGGGAGAGCATCGCCGCCGGCCTGCGGTCCCTGGCCGACGGCGGCCGGTTCGTCGAACTCGGCCGGGTGGGCGTCTGGACCGCCGAGCAGGCCCGGCGGGTCCGCCCCGACGTGCGGTACCACCGGTTCGACTTCGGGGACGTCGCCGAGCAGGATCCGACAGTGGTCGCCCGCCTGTTCGCCGCTCTGCTGCCCCGGTTCGACACGGGCGAGCTGTCCCCGCTGCCGCTGCGCGCCTTCCCGATGACCGGGGCCGCCGAGGCGTACCGGTACATGCAGCGCGCCCGGCACACCGGCAAGCTGGTGCTCGTGCCGCCGACGCCTGTGGAACTCGCGGGGTCGGGGGTGCTGGTGACCGGTGGCACCGGCGCGCTGGGCCGGCGGGCGGCCCGGATGCTTGCCGACGCGGGCGCACGACGGATCGTCCTGATGGGGCGCGGCACCCCGCCCGACCAGGTGCTCGACGACCTGCGCGGGCGTGGCGTCGAGGTGGAGTTCGTCCGGGGCGACGTCGCCGTGGAGGCCGACGTGCGGCGGGCCGTCGCGCGTACCGGCACGCTGGGCGGGATCGTGCACGCCGCCGGTGCCCTCGACGACGGTGTCCTGCGCGGTCAGACCGCCGAGCGGTTCGCCACCGTCCTGCACCCCAAGGTGTACGGCGGGGCCGTGCTCGACCGGGTCGCCCGGGAACACCGCCCGGCGTTCTTCGTGGTCTTCTCCTCGGTCACCGCCGTCGAGGAACGCGGCGGTCAGGGGGCGTACGGCGCGGCGAACGCGTACCTCGACGGCCTGGTCGCCCGCCGCCGGGCCGACGGCCTGCCGGGGCTCTCGATCGCCTGGGGGCCGTGGGCGGGGGACGGCATGGCCGCGAGCCTGACCGGGCTCCGCAAGATCGACCCGGACACCGGTGCCGCCGTCCTGCGCCGGCTCCTCACCGCCGGCACCGCCACGCCCGCCACGGTCGTGGTGGACCCGAACCGGAGCCCGGCCGCGCCCCGGACCGCCGAGACCCGGACCGCCGCGTCGCCGGCCGCGCCCGTCACTGTGGACCGGCCCCGCACCCCGGCGGCGATGACCGACTACCTGGCGGGCGTGGTCCGCCGGCTCACCGGGCTGCCGGCCCGGGTGCCGCTCGACGACCGGACGCTCTTCGCCGAGGTCGGGGTGGACTCGCTGGTCCTCATCGAGTTCCGTCAGCGGATCCAACGGGACCTGTCGGTGTCGGTGCCGGCGTCGACGGTCTTCGACCACCCGTCGCTGGGGGAGATGGCCGGCCACCTGCTGGCCCTGCTGGCACCCCCGCCGTCCGCAGCCCCGGCACCGGGTGCCCGCCGGCCACCCGCCCGGGACCTCGACGAGGCGGACGCGGAGGACCTGCGCCGCATCCTCGACGAGGAGCTCGGGGAACTCGACGAAGGGATGGTGTGA
- a CDS encoding type I polyketide synthase — MSTDYGPLLRKALARIDELETAAARRHEPIAVVGMACRLPGAPDPTAYWDLLAGGGCALGPVPDGRWPVDGSFVDAGGFVGALRDFDARFFGISGREAATLDPQQRLLLELAWEAFEDAGVPGRSVPESTGVFVGISNIDYREGMTHEDDVDGYFSSGATPSTASGRLAYVFGTRGPAMSVDTACSSSLVSVDLAVRHLRDGTCELALAGGVNRMVTPHESRSLTTAGMLSPTGRCLPFDAAADGYVRAEGGGLVVLKRASDVGPHDRVLGLILGSAVNQDGRSSGLTVPHGPSQQEVIRAALRDAGVEPDAVGYLEAHGTGTALGDPIEVNALGVVFAGRRDPLRIGSVKAAIGHAESAAGIAGLLKVLLVLRHGVVPPTPLVTGPNPRIDWDDIPVRVPSSSEPWPAGARRIAGVSSFGFSGTNAHLVVAEPPPPAGPPTPAGPPAQAGPDHADQAGPDHADQAESDRADRVAGPVPADGPLLLPLSARHPQALADLADAYARQLRAGADPAALALVAAVGRSHLPWRRCAVGATAEELDAALRRPGPAGPVGQRPRVAFLFTGQGAQRPGMAAELFRTEPVFRAAVGECAEVLDPLLPVPLTELLSDSGELIGETRFTQPALVAVGYALSRLWQDWGVRPEYVLGHSVGEYTAACVAGILTLPDALRLVAERARLMQQCPPGVMVAVRCGVEQVEPLLAGASRSAVAAVNGAGSTVLSGEESELRPVLDALAAQGVTHRWLTVSHAFHSPLLADFAEPFTAFARGITYHPARIPLVSNLTGTVGTTIDADYWREHAMRPVLFQRGVRTLREAGVDTLVELGPEPVLLGVAGQDWPEARRLPSLRGGRERQTLLDSLARLHDSGADLDWTAVTRQHATGRRFVAAPTYPFQRERHWALTDTTAPGRPTRPLDVVQVGWEEQSLPVGPSRAFDALVVGPDAERLARAVPLPCRTGRLTPDTRVSDVVYAAPATGGDPERTTAACAELLSVARDLAARATPPRLVLVTRGAAVDAPDPGHSALRGLVRTVQAEHPAIDCLAVDVVAPARDDPAPPGDDPAPPADDATPPGDDAMSTGDDWAGLLAAELTAPAGHRFVRLAGGRRLTPALAPLPVPAGEPWQPPPGAVLVTGGLGALGLRLAQDLAAAGVRQLVLFGRSAPSEAARVVVDRLREDGVDVRLVRGDVTVEQDVRRALDEATPLAGIVHAAGVLDDGPLEEQTPERFAAVLRVKVHGGHLLDRLSRPLEPRFFVAYSSLAAVVPTRGSGGYGAANAYLDGLSAGRRAAGLPALSVAWGPWAGSGMATGEAALHEATGLRMIDPAAGTGTLLALLAAPDVPARVVVAPADWSRLRDTLAETAPPGMFDALATPPGDAGEPATRTVRIEDTAALRDHVVAVVRDVLRIGGPVDDHEGFFDLGFDSLTVLELRTRLQAELGVRLPSTVAFTFPTVDRLVQRLRTELGLPDAPPPHPVPSVPPAVTAPDADDELAALLARVDRGYREIQGM, encoded by the coding sequence ATGAGTACCGACTACGGTCCACTGCTGCGCAAGGCACTGGCCCGCATCGACGAACTGGAGACGGCGGCGGCCCGCCGGCACGAGCCGATCGCCGTGGTGGGCATGGCCTGCCGGCTGCCGGGCGCACCGGACCCGACGGCGTACTGGGACCTGCTGGCCGGCGGGGGGTGCGCCCTGGGGCCGGTGCCGGACGGCCGCTGGCCGGTGGACGGGAGCTTCGTCGACGCGGGCGGCTTCGTCGGTGCCCTGCGGGACTTCGACGCCCGGTTCTTCGGGATCTCCGGGCGGGAGGCCGCCACCCTCGACCCGCAGCAACGGCTGCTGCTGGAGCTGGCCTGGGAGGCGTTCGAGGACGCCGGCGTCCCCGGCCGGTCGGTCCCGGAGTCGACAGGCGTCTTCGTCGGCATCAGCAACATCGACTACCGCGAGGGCATGACCCACGAGGACGACGTCGACGGGTACTTCTCCTCCGGCGCCACGCCGAGCACGGCGAGCGGGCGGCTCGCGTACGTCTTCGGCACCCGTGGGCCGGCGATGTCGGTCGACACGGCGTGTTCGTCCTCGCTGGTCTCGGTGGACCTCGCGGTCCGGCACCTGCGGGACGGCACCTGCGAGCTGGCCCTGGCCGGCGGGGTCAACCGGATGGTCACGCCGCACGAGAGCCGCAGCCTCACCACCGCAGGCATGCTGTCGCCCACCGGGCGCTGCCTGCCGTTCGACGCCGCCGCCGACGGCTACGTACGCGCCGAGGGCGGCGGTCTGGTGGTGCTCAAGCGGGCGTCGGACGTCGGCCCGCACGACCGGGTCCTCGGCCTGATCCTCGGTAGTGCCGTGAACCAGGACGGTCGGAGCAGCGGCCTCACCGTGCCGCACGGCCCCTCCCAGCAGGAGGTGATCCGCGCGGCGCTGCGCGACGCCGGGGTGGAACCCGACGCGGTGGGATACCTGGAGGCGCACGGCACCGGCACCGCCCTCGGCGACCCGATCGAGGTCAACGCGCTCGGTGTGGTCTTCGCCGGTCGCCGTGACCCGCTGCGGATCGGCTCGGTCAAGGCCGCCATCGGCCACGCCGAGTCCGCCGCCGGCATCGCGGGCCTGCTCAAGGTGCTGCTCGTGCTGCGACACGGGGTGGTGCCGCCGACCCCCCTGGTGACCGGGCCCAATCCCCGCATCGACTGGGACGACATCCCGGTCCGGGTGCCGTCCAGCAGCGAACCCTGGCCGGCCGGCGCCCGCCGGATCGCCGGCGTGAGCTCCTTCGGCTTCAGCGGCACGAACGCCCACCTGGTCGTCGCCGAACCGCCACCCCCGGCCGGACCGCCCACGCCTGCCGGCCCTCCCGCCCAGGCTGGTCCCGACCATGCGGACCAGGCCGGTCCCGACCATGCGGACCAGGCCGAATCGGACCGTGCGGACCGGGTCGCCGGTCCGGTCCCCGCCGACGGGCCGCTGCTGCTGCCCCTGTCGGCGCGGCACCCGCAGGCCCTCGCCGACCTGGCCGACGCCTACGCCCGGCAGCTCCGGGCGGGGGCGGACCCGGCGGCGCTCGCCCTGGTCGCCGCCGTCGGCCGCAGCCATCTGCCCTGGCGTCGGTGCGCCGTCGGGGCGACCGCCGAGGAGCTCGACGCCGCCCTGCGGCGGCCGGGACCGGCCGGCCCCGTCGGACAGCGCCCCCGGGTGGCGTTCCTGTTCACCGGCCAGGGTGCCCAGCGGCCGGGGATGGCCGCCGAGCTGTTCCGGACCGAGCCGGTGTTCCGGGCCGCCGTCGGGGAGTGCGCCGAGGTCCTGGATCCGCTGCTCCCGGTGCCCCTGACGGAGCTGCTGTCCGACTCCGGCGAGCTGATCGGCGAGACCCGCTTCACCCAGCCCGCGCTGGTCGCCGTCGGTTACGCGCTGTCCCGGCTCTGGCAGGACTGGGGCGTACGCCCGGAGTACGTCCTGGGGCACAGCGTCGGGGAGTACACGGCGGCCTGCGTGGCCGGGATCCTGACGCTGCCCGACGCCCTGCGCCTGGTGGCCGAGCGGGCCCGCCTCATGCAGCAGTGCCCGCCCGGGGTGATGGTCGCCGTCCGGTGCGGCGTCGAACAGGTCGAACCGCTCCTGGCCGGGGCGTCCCGGTCGGCCGTCGCCGCGGTCAACGGTGCCGGGAGCACGGTGCTGTCGGGCGAGGAGAGCGAACTACGGCCGGTCCTCGACGCGCTGGCCGCCCAGGGTGTGACGCACCGCTGGCTCACCGTGTCGCACGCGTTCCACTCGCCGCTGCTCGCCGACTTCGCCGAGCCGTTCACCGCGTTCGCCCGGGGCATCACGTACCACCCGGCCCGGATCCCCCTGGTGTCCAACCTGACCGGCACGGTCGGCACGACGATCGACGCCGACTACTGGCGCGAGCACGCCATGCGGCCCGTGCTGTTCCAGCGGGGGGTGCGGACGCTGCGCGAGGCGGGCGTGGACACGCTTGTCGAGCTGGGGCCGGAGCCGGTGCTGCTGGGCGTCGCCGGTCAGGACTGGCCGGAGGCCCGGCGACTGCCCAGCCTGCGCGGCGGCCGGGAACGGCAGACCCTGCTGGACAGCCTGGCCCGGCTCCACGACAGCGGCGCCGACCTCGACTGGACCGCGGTCACCCGGCAGCACGCCACCGGCCGGCGGTTCGTGGCCGCACCGACGTACCCGTTCCAGCGGGAACGCCACTGGGCGCTTACCGACACCACCGCCCCGGGCCGCCCGACGCGCCCGCTCGACGTGGTCCAGGTCGGCTGGGAGGAGCAGTCGCTGCCGGTCGGCCCGTCGCGCGCGTTCGACGCGCTGGTCGTCGGGCCGGACGCCGAGCGGCTGGCCCGGGCGGTGCCCCTGCCGTGCCGTACCGGCCGGCTGACGCCTGACACCCGGGTCAGCGACGTCGTCTACGCCGCCCCGGCCACCGGCGGGGATCCGGAGCGGACGACAGCCGCCTGCGCCGAGCTGCTGTCGGTCGCCCGGGACCTCGCCGCGCGGGCCACCCCGCCCCGACTGGTGCTGGTGACGCGTGGTGCGGCCGTCGACGCGCCCGACCCCGGTCACAGTGCCCTCCGGGGCCTGGTCCGCACCGTGCAGGCCGAACACCCGGCCATCGACTGCCTCGCCGTCGACGTCGTCGCGCCCGCCAGGGACGACCCGGCACCCCCCGGAGACGACCCGGCACCCCCCGCAGACGACGCGACGCCGCCCGGAGACGATGCGATGTCCACCGGGGACGACTGGGCCGGCCTGCTCGCGGCCGAGCTCACCGCCCCGGCGGGACACCGGTTCGTCCGGCTGGCCGGCGGGCGTCGGCTGACGCCCGCGCTCGCGCCGCTGCCGGTCCCCGCCGGCGAGCCCTGGCAGCCGCCACCCGGGGCCGTGCTCGTCACCGGCGGTCTCGGTGCGCTCGGCCTGCGCCTCGCGCAGGACCTGGCCGCCGCCGGCGTACGACAGCTGGTGCTGTTCGGCCGCAGCGCGCCGTCGGAGGCCGCACGGGTGGTCGTCGACCGGCTCCGGGAGGACGGGGTGGACGTCCGGCTCGTCCGGGGCGACGTCACGGTGGAGCAGGACGTCCGGCGGGCCCTCGACGAGGCCACCCCGCTCGCCGGGATCGTGCACGCCGCCGGGGTGCTGGACGACGGGCCGCTGGAGGAGCAGACCCCGGAGCGGTTCGCCGCGGTGCTGCGGGTCAAGGTGCACGGTGGACACCTGCTGGACCGGCTGAGCCGGCCGTTGGAACCCCGGTTCTTCGTCGCCTACTCGTCGCTCGCCGCAGTGGTGCCGACGCGCGGGTCGGGCGGGTACGGGGCCGCGAACGCGTACCTCGACGGGCTGTCGGCCGGTCGGCGCGCGGCGGGCCTGCCCGCGCTGTCGGTGGCGTGGGGCCCCTGGGCCGGGTCGGGGATGGCGACCGGCGAGGCCGCGCTGCACGAGGCGACGGGCCTGCGGATGATCGACCCGGCCGCCGGGACCGGCACGCTGCTCGCGCTGCTGGCCGCTCCCGACGTGCCGGCCCGGGTGGTGGTGGCCCCGGCCGACTGGTCGCGGTTGCGGGACACGCTCGCCGAGACCGCCCCGCCCGGGATGTTCGACGCACTGGCCACCCCGCCGGGCGACGCCGGGGAGCCCGCCACGCGGACGGTACGGATCGAGGACACCGCGGCCCTGCGGGACCACGTGGTGGCGGTGGTACGCGACGTGCTGCGCATCGGTGGGCCGGTCGACGACCACGAGGGCTTCTTCGACCTGGGCTTCGACTCGCTCACCGTGCTGGAGCTGCGCACCCGGTTGCAGGCGGAGCTGGGTGTCCGGCTGCCCTCCACGGTGGCCTTCACCTTCCCGACGGTGGACCGGCTCGTCCAACGGCTGCGCACCGAACTCGGCCTGCCGGATGCGCCGCCACCGCACCCCGTGCCGTCCGTCCCGCCGGCGGTCACCGCGCCGGACGCGGACGACGAACTGGCCGCGCTGCTCGCCCGCGTGGATCGTGGTTACCGAGAGATCCAGGGCATGTGA